The following proteins are co-located in the Castanea sativa cultivar Marrone di Chiusa Pesio chromosome 8, ASM4071231v1 genome:
- the LOC142605636 gene encoding E3 ubiquitin-protein ligase RHA2A-like, translating into MGLQSQLNDVSSDSIPLLFVALIANSISYLRSFLLGLLQSMGLTRFNHHHHHNVDDAFLGSVGSGLAGLIVLADQLNLNRALSYQYCSVQQQDEHEEDEDEEEDDDEAATGSGSEMGRRVARPECVVCLSSFRDGDQVRKLDCCHVFHKDCFDGWLDHLNFNCPLCRSPLVSDQRVPLASRRVGGDLLAWFSLR; encoded by the coding sequence aTGGGTTTACAAAGCCAGCTAAACGACGTGTCATCGGACTCGATCCCACTACTCTTTGTGGCTCTCATCGCCAACTCTATCAGCTACCTCCGTTCCTTCCTATTGGGCCTCCTCCAATCCATGGGCCTAACCCGattcaaccaccaccaccaccacaacgtCGACGATGCCTTCTTGGGCTCAGTCGGGTCGGGTCTCGCCGGCCTTATTGTCCTAGCCGATCAACTCAACCTCAACCGTGCCCTTTCCTACCAGTACTGCTCCGTACAACAACAAGATGAacatgaagaagatgaagatgaagaagaagatgatgatgaggcGGCAACTGGGTCGGGGTCGGAAATGGGTCGTCGGGTGGCCCGACCCGAGTGCGTGGTGTGCCTTAGCAGTTTCAGAGATGGGGACCAAGTTCGAAAGCTGGATTGTTGCCACGTGTTCCATAAGGATTGCTTCGATGGTTGGCTCGACCACCTTAACTTTAATTGTCCTCTGTGTCGGTCCCCGCTAGTTTCTGATCAGCGCGTCCCACTCGCTTCCCGGCGCGTCGGTGGGGATCTCCTCGCTTGGTTCTCTTTGCGGTGA